The following are encoded in a window of Dioscorea cayenensis subsp. rotundata cultivar TDr96_F1 chromosome 16, TDr96_F1_v2_PseudoChromosome.rev07_lg8_w22 25.fasta, whole genome shotgun sequence genomic DNA:
- the LOC120279440 gene encoding uncharacterized protein LOC120279440: MVNLWWIRMWATCSCRKWELSGIPCGHAISVIYYNRDKPENFLNDCYKVSTFLNTYRHTLNPTQDRQCWPKSNQGPMVPPDPMQKKRGRKTMLRREPGEETSGFKHGRVSKKGVSMKCSVCGAKGHNKRHHKVSQVIDGITGEQEHQQPVEATNPMDIVDPQVLQAHFEMVDSLVGANQQAGDIRQGQNVSEPLSQVQQIAKEPTNKNSTGSNARNHFLRSQGRQKDNEDRSKEGGLSRRKRNWVPPGTSTVGAAKHGRK; the protein is encoded by the exons ATGGTCAATTTGTGGTGGATAAGGATGTGGGCTACTTGTTCATGTAGGAAGTGGGAACTCTCAGGGATTCCTTGTGGCCATGCCATTTCAGTCATCTATTACAATAGAGACAAACCAGAAAATTTCTTAAATGACTGCTACAAAGTTAGCACATTCTTAAATACATATAGGCACACATTGAACCCCACCCAAGATAGACAATGTTGGCCAaagagtaatcaaggtccaatGGTGCCACCTGACCCAATGCAGAAGAAAAGAGGTAGGAAGACTATGCTAAGAAGGGAGCCGGGTGAGGAAACCAGTGGCTTTAAACATGGTAGAGTTTCCAAAAAAGGAGTTTCCATGAAGTGTAGTGTTTGTGGTGCTAAAGGACACAATAAAAGGCATCATAAGGTAAGTCAG GTTATTGATGGAATCACAGGTGAGCAAGAACATCAACAACCAGTTGAAGCAACAAATCCTATGGATATAGTTGATCCCCAGGTTTTGCAAGCACATTTTGAAATG GTTGATAGTTTAGTTGGAGCTAACCAGCAAGCAGGAGACATTAGACAAGGCCAGAATGTATCTGAACCACTGTCACAG GTGCAACAAATTGCAAAGGagccaacaaacaaaaattctaCAGGAAGTAATGCTAGGAATCATTTCTTGAGAAGTCAAGGTAGACAAAAGGACAATGAGGATAGATCTAAAGAAGGGGGTCTCAGCAGAAGGAAGAGGAATTGGGTTCCCCCAGGAACTTCCACTGTTGGAGCTGCTAAACATGGAAGGAAGTGA